From Pogoniulus pusillus isolate bPogPus1 chromosome 5, bPogPus1.pri, whole genome shotgun sequence, the proteins below share one genomic window:
- the LOC135175619 gene encoding G2/M phase-specific E3 ubiquitin-protein ligase-like: MATNSVERGESKASLRQSGRGPTGDSHLGVLPCPTEVLIPLQFALSPAACQLCHRAHLDPEIYGPILEQEGICVHEFCLYFASDIYPIIAMSDWVIYSSSAIQRGIEEAAEKQCCVCGSSGAAIDCWERSCERSFHLPCALRGECITQYFDYYRAFCSLHRPQQAVDINPEPETECLLCTELVDDTKTYTTMVCPVCQHSWFHRHCVQEQALHAGISAFKCMLCRDKELFQQEMLCMGIRIPKRPPSWETVEAFQDLMARHSRCDVIECLCPAGREYEEEEGPWQMLLCSSCAAEGTHRSCSNLTDSTNRWECPDCADPSTASSASSEMADFSSVSQAGSGPSRGSLGLESSSRFDAPGPVWVRVGSRLQRRAEYDPYSWPRRRRQRSRTSAPATASSIPSEAAPAVPHSLLAPEASSLHAASQMPAPAASSSPAADSGSCCRSAGPVRGPDRSCRRRGRSNPYSRPGHRRRT; this comes from the exons ATGGCCACCAACTCAGTGGAGCGAGGTGAGAGCAAAGCTTCCCTCCGACAGTCTGGCAGAGGGCCAACTGGGGACAGCCACTTGGgagtcctgccctgccccacagaGGTGCTTATCCCACTGCAATTTGCtctgtctcctgcagcctgccagctgtgccaccgGGCACATTTGGACCCCGAGATCTATGGGCCCATATTAGAGCAAGAGGGGATCTGTGTCCATGAATTCTGCCTG TACTTTGCAAGTGACATTTATCCCATCATTGCGATGTCGGATTGGGTGATCTATTCCTCTTCTGCTATTCAAAGAGGAAtcgaggaggcagcagagaag CAATGCTGTGTCTGCggcagcagtggagctgccaTCGACTGCTGGGAGCGGAGCTGTGAGCGGAGCTTccacctgccctgtgccctgcgCGGGGAATGCATCACTCAATACTTCGACTACTACAG GGCCTTCTGCTCACTCCACcgccctcagcaggcagtggacATCAACCCAGAGCCTGAGACTGAGTGCCTGCTCTGCACGGAGCTGGTGGATGACACCAAGACCTACACAACCATGGTGTGTCCAGTGTGCCAGCATTCCTGGTTTCACAGGCACTGCGTCCAG GAACAGGCTCTTCATGCTGGCATTTCAGCTTTCAAGTGCATGCTGTGCAGAGACAAAGAGCTGTTCCAGCAGGAAATGCTCTGCATGGGCATCCGCATCCCCAAGAG ACCACCATCCTGGGAGACTGTTGAGGCATTCCAAGACCTCATGGCAAGGCACAGCCGGTGTGATGTCATAgagtgcctgtgcccagcaggcagggagtatgaagaggaggaagg GCCCTGGCAGATGCTTCtgtgcagctcctgtgctgctgaaggaacccacaggagctgctccaactTGACAGACAGCACAAACAGATGGGAGTGCCCAGACTGTGCAGACCCCAGCACTG CTTCCAGTGCCAGCTCTGAGATGGCTGACTTCAGCAGTGTCAGCCAGGCAGGATCGGGGCCATCCCGGGGCTCCCTAGGACTTGAGAGCAGCAGCCGCTTCGATGCCCCTGGGCCCGTGTGGGTGCGAGTCGGATCCCGCTTGCAGCGCCGAGCTGAGTACGACCCCTACAGCTGGCCCAGGAGACGCCGCCAGAGGAGCCGCACCTCAGCCCCCGCGACAGCGAGCAGCATCCCGAGCGAGGCAGCGCCGGCGGTGCCCCACAGCTTGCTGGCACCCGAGGCCAGCAGCCTCCACGCCGCCAGTCAGATGCCAGCACCggctgcctccagctccccagcagcagacagcgGCAGCTGCTGCCGCTCTGCCGGGCCCGTGCGGGGCCCAGACCGTTCCTGCAGGCGACGAGGGAGATCAAACCCTTACAGTCGGCCCGGACATCGCCGAAGGACCTGA